In a genomic window of Chryseobacterium sp. G0162:
- a CDS encoding chloramphenicol acetyltransferase has product MKIVDLEQWNRKEHFEFFSQMASPYFGFTTEVDCTKAYEKAKENGYSFFAYYYHKSMMAVNTVDELKLRIIDGQVVQFDTVHAGSTIGRPDGTFGFSFTPFSEDFETFNAALQEEIKGVHHSTGLRLSNERLGKDHVRHTTIPWNSFSAILHPTNFNNDESVPKISFGKFNIRDGRKYMPVSIEAHHGLADGIHIAKYLEEFQRQLDL; this is encoded by the coding sequence ATGAAGATTGTAGACCTCGAGCAATGGAACAGAAAGGAGCATTTTGAATTTTTCTCTCAAATGGCGAGCCCATACTTTGGCTTTACTACGGAAGTAGATTGTACAAAAGCCTATGAAAAAGCTAAAGAAAACGGATATTCTTTCTTTGCTTATTACTATCACAAATCGATGATGGCCGTTAATACGGTTGATGAATTAAAGCTTAGAATTATTGATGGACAGGTTGTTCAGTTTGATACGGTTCATGCCGGAAGTACAATTGGCAGACCGGATGGAACGTTCGGTTTTTCGTTTACTCCTTTTTCAGAGGACTTTGAAACTTTCAATGCCGCTTTACAGGAAGAAATCAAAGGGGTACACCATTCTACAGGGCTTAGATTAAGCAATGAGCGATTGGGTAAAGACCATGTCAGACATACTACCATTCCATGGAATTCATTCAGCGCAATTCTTCATCCAACAAATTTTAACAATGACGAATCAGTACCCAAGATTTCTTTTGGTAAATTCAATATCCGCGATGGCAGAAAATACATGCCAGTTTCTATTGAAGCTCACCACGGGCTGGCAGATGGAATACACATTGCAAAATATCTGGAAGAATTTCAGAGGCAGCTTGATTTATAG
- a CDS encoding Crp/Fnr family transcriptional regulator, whose product MIIENLLTSFGAEIKNYKAGDIIFREEDLPLHYYQIEKGKIKLNNYTEDGKEFIQNIFSDGHSFGESLLFVERPYPMNAVAIEDSSVFRLSKPSFLNLIQSNPEISLNIYQCLAERMYYKYIMFYNLSFQNPVSKLKLLLDYLKSYHDDKAQYSFQIPLTRQQLASLVGLRVETVIRTIKQMEKDKVLKIEKRKIYY is encoded by the coding sequence ATTGAAAATCTATTAACTTCATTTGGGGCAGAAATAAAAAATTATAAAGCAGGAGATATCATTTTCCGTGAAGAAGACCTGCCTCTACACTATTATCAGATAGAAAAGGGAAAAATAAAGCTTAATAATTATACTGAGGATGGGAAAGAATTTATTCAGAATATATTCTCTGATGGACATAGTTTTGGAGAATCTCTTTTGTTTGTAGAACGTCCTTATCCTATGAATGCCGTAGCTATAGAAGATTCATCTGTTTTCAGGTTATCCAAACCCAGCTTTCTTAATCTTATACAAAGCAATCCGGAAATCTCTTTGAATATTTACCAATGTCTGGCAGAAAGAATGTATTATAAGTATATAATGTTCTACAATCTTTCCTTTCAGAATCCCGTATCCAAATTAAAGTTGTTGCTGGATTATCTGAAAAGTTACCATGATGATAAAGCTCAATATTCTTTCCAAATTCCACTTACAAGACAACAACTGGCTTCCTTGGTGGGGCTTCGTGTAGAAACCGTAATCAGAACCATCAAACAGATGGAAAAAGATAAGGTTCTAAAGATTGAAAAAAGGAAAATATACTATTAA